The Herbiconiux sp. SALV-R1 nucleotide sequence CGACCAACCTCGGTACCAAAGACATCACGGGCAGCCCCATCGGATTCCAGGTGTCGGGCAACGAGGCGACGTCGTACGACCGCATGAAGGCGAAGGTCTCGGAAGAGCTGAAGAAGAACTTCAAGCCGGAGTTCCTCAACCGCGTCGATGACACCATCGTGTTCCCGCAGCTCAACAAGAGCGAGCTGCTGCAGATCGTCGACCTGTTCATCAAGCGCCTGCGCGACCGTCTGCTCGACCGCGACATGTCGATCGAGCTCACCCTCGCCGCCAAGGAGCGCCTCATCGAGGTCGGGTTCGACCCGGCCCTCGGTGCCCGGCCGCTCCGCCGAGCGATGCAGCACGAGGTCGAAGACCAGCTGTCGGAGCGCATCCTGCAGGGCGAGCTCAACGCGGGTGACCACATCCACGTCGACTTCCTCGACGGCAAGTTCGTCTTCACCCAGAGCTCGCGCGAGCCGGTCGCCATCGGCGCCGGCGACGGCGAGCAGGTCGCGGCGGCCGCCGCCGCTGCCGCGCTGGGCGACCTCGACTAGCCACCGCTCGCTCGACGACGTACGAAGGGCCGGTCACCTCAGGGTGGCCGGCCCTTCGGCGTTCCCATCGGGCAGGAGGGGCTCGCGCGAGCACTACGCTGGTTCGATGAGTTCGAGCGAAGCGCCCGCCTTCACCGTGCGGCGGGCGCGCACCAGTGACGTCCCGTGGATCCAGAGCCTCGTGGAGCCCCTGGTGCAGCGACGAATCCTGCTCGGCAAAGACGCCGTGGTGTTCTACGAGGCCGTGCAGGAGTTCCGCATCGCCGAAGACGCCGAGGGCCGGGCGATCGGATGCGGGGCGCTCCACGTGTTCTGGGAAGACCTCGGCGAGGTGCGCACTCTCGCCGTGCACGACGACTGGCTCGGCAAGGGTGTGGGGAGGGCGCTGCTCGAGCAGATCGAGGCCGATGCCCGCGAGCTCGGCCTCAGCCGCCTGTTCTGCCTCACCTTCGAGGTGCCGTTCTTCGAGCGCAACGGCTACACCGCGTCGCCGCTCTCGCTCGTCGACCCCGAGGTGTACGCTGAGCTCGTGCGCTCGCCCGACGAGGGTGTCGCCGAGTTCCTCGACCTGGCCCGCGTGAAGCCGAACACCCTCGGCAACACGCGCATGCTGAAGCACCTGTGATGGCGACCGACGAGCAGGGCCCCGACACACCGGGCCCCGACGACGGCGGCCGCCCGAGCTTCAACGAGCGTCTCCGCGCCCGCTACTTCGGGCGCCGTGCGGCGGGGGAGACGGATGCGGAGGCCGCCGAGGCTGAATCGGTGCGCCGCAAGAGCAACCAGATGGGCTTCTTCGGCCGGGTCGAACGGCCGGGCGGCTTCGACAGCCCGCCCGAGGAGCCGGTCGAGCTCGAGGGACCCCTGCCGTGGGAGCTCGGCGGGGAGACCGACCGGGCGTGACTACCGCGCCGCGCTGGCGCATCCGATGCACAGCCGTGCGGTCGGCCGCGCCTCGAGCCTTCCGGCGCTGATCACCTCACCGCAGCGTTCGCACACCCCGTAGCGACCTTCGTCGAGCCGGGCGAGTGCAGCGTCGGTGTCGTCGAGCCGCACCGTGGCCGCAGCCAGCAGCCCTGACAGTCGCGACCACTCGCTCGACAGGGTCGGGCCCTCGGGGTCGTGCTCGTCGTCGTCCGACGACGCCTGCCGGATGCTGCGGAGCGCGCCGATCGCAGACTCGAGCGAGCTGATCTCCTCGGCTGCGGCGGCGCGCTCCTCGGTGAGTCGCTCGGCGGCGCCCTCGTGATCGGCCGTGATCAGCCTGCCGGTGCGGGCCCGTCGGTGGGCTCGGCGTCGCCGATGAACTCCTTGAACTCCTCCTGCACGCGCTCGTCGAAGGAGTCGGGCTGCTCGTCCTCCTCGACCTCGGGGTGCTGGCCGTTGTGCTCGAACGATTCGGGGGTGGGGGGATCGACGAATGTGCTCATGCCTCCAGGCTACGCCCGGCTCGCCCTCGCGCCCAGGGCGGTGACCGGTCCTGAAACATCCCGAACACATGGGCGGGTTATCATCCGGGGGTGTCCCCCGTCTCGCCCTATCAGGTCTGCGTCGCCTTCCTCACCCGCGTGGGTGTCGACGGCGCCGTCGAGGTGCTGCTCGGCCGCAAGAAGACGGGAATGGGCTCGGGCAACATCGTGGGTCTCGGCGGCAAGATC carries:
- a CDS encoding TraR/DksA C4-type zinc finger protein; the protein is MRLDDTDAALARLDEGRYGVCERCGEVISAGRLEARPTARLCIGCASAAR
- a CDS encoding amino-acid N-acetyltransferase; its protein translation is MSSSEAPAFTVRRARTSDVPWIQSLVEPLVQRRILLGKDAVVFYEAVQEFRIAEDAEGRAIGCGALHVFWEDLGEVRTLAVHDDWLGKGVGRALLEQIEADARELGLSRLFCLTFEVPFFERNGYTASPLSLVDPEVYAELVRSPDEGVAEFLDLARVKPNTLGNTRMLKHL